A genomic window from Periophthalmus magnuspinnatus isolate fPerMag1 chromosome 16, fPerMag1.2.pri, whole genome shotgun sequence includes:
- the opn9 gene encoding opsin 9 has translation MGDASSVEPQFLSKLSPSADLVMAVFLVLTGVSSVCGNGAVLAVYYRKRRKIKPAELLTVNLALCDLGFSVLGAPFFIVSSWSHAWMFGETGCLLYGIQGSVFGIGSLITTCLISLDRCLKICCLRYGQWINNLHASLCVLLIWLYTVFWASLPAFGFGRYRPEPYGTSCTVDWWSIRTPRSDRVYVYLFLCFGFGLPTITIIASYLGILIKVYTSSRALASIPCCAVSNGSTKDLKLAKMAVAVCAAFLVAWLPYASVSLISALLSGEEDPLSKPTPAPVALSSALNWTTADSSKHTSHPPGPSTTGPESSLPPMVTVIPAMFAKSHCMMNPVIYQIMHREFRDSLYELVFGRQKADRRRQRRKTASVHTSVSMSVQKREPDRL, from the exons ATGGGCGACGCTTCCTCCGTTGAGCCGCAGTTTTTGTCCAAACTGTCTCCGTCCGCCGACCTCGTCATGGCGGTGTTTCTCGTCCTCACAG GAGTGTCGTCCGTGTGCGGGAACGGGGCGGTGCTCGCCGTTTACTACAGAAAAAGACGCAAAATCAAACCCGCCGAGCTCCTCACGGTCAACCTGGCCCTGTGTGACCTGGGGTTCAGCGTCCTGGGCGCGCCGTTCTTCATCGTTTCCAG CTGGAGTCACGCCTGGATGTTCGGGGAGACCGGGTGTCTTCTTTACGGGATTCAGGGCTCCGTGTTTGGCATCGGTTCGCTCATCACCACCTGCCTCATATCTCTGGACCGATgtctgaaaatctgctgcttaaGATACG gtcagtggatcaaCAACCTCCATGCGTCCCTGTGCGTGCTGCTCATCTGGCTCTACACTGTGTTCTGGGCTTCACTTCCTGCTTTTGGGTTCGGCCGTTACAGACCAGAACCCTACGGAACCAGCTGCACCGTCGACTG GTGGAGTATCCGGACGCCTCGCTCCGACCGCGTCTACGTTTACCTCTTCCTGTGCTTTGGCTTTGGATTACCCACAATCACCATCATCGCTTCATATCTGGGCATTCTGATCAAG GTTTACACATCGAGCCGCGCCCTGGCATCTATTCCATGCTGTGCTGTGTCCAACGGCAGCACCAAAGACCTCAAACTTGCGAAG ATGGCGGTGGCGGTCTGCGCGGCGTTCCTCGTGGCCTGGCTCCCTTACGCTTCCGTGTCCCTCATCTCCGCCCTGCTCTCCGGAGAAGAAGACCCCCTCTCCAAACCCACGCCCGCCCCCGTCGCCCTGTCCTCCGCCCTCAACTGGACCACCGCGGACTCCTCCAAACACACGTCTCACCCCCCGGGACCCTCTACGACGGGCCCGGAGTCCAGCCTGCCCCCCATGGTCACCGTCATCCCCGCCATGTTTGCAAAGTCCCACTGTATGATGAACCCGGTCATTTATCAGATCATGCACAGGGAGTTCAGGGACAGTCTGTACGAGCTCGTGTTTGGACGGCAGAAGGCCGACAGGAGGCGCCAGAGACGGAAAACGGCGTCTGTTCACACGAGCGTCAGTATGTCCGTTCAAAAGAGAGAGCCAGACAGATTATGA